Proteins from one Meriones unguiculatus strain TT.TT164.6M chromosome 10, Bangor_MerUng_6.1, whole genome shotgun sequence genomic window:
- the Adgrg1 gene encoding adhesion G-protein coupled receptor G1: protein MAGQVLRQMVYFLLSLFFLAPGVQGGSPREDFRFCGQRNQTQKSTLHYDQSSELHISVSNTEKVLRIKAPFPAAPEAPLLVQFPEPRGLYHFCLYWSRHSGRLHLRYGKNDYLLSNRASSLLCFQRQEQSLEQGPPLVATSVSSWRSPQNTSLPGAASFVFSFHNAPHKVSHNASVDMCDLKKELQLLSRFLQHPHKASRRPSAALVSQQLQSLESKLTSVNFLGDTVSFEEDRVNATVWKLPPTAGLEDLQIHSQQEEEQSEVQAYSVLLPRAVFQQTRGRRGDAAKRLLVVDFSSQALFQDRNSSQVLGEKVLGIVVQNTKVTNLSDPVVLTFQHQPQPKNVTLQCVFWVEDPTSSSPGSWSSEGCETVSRDTQTSCLCNHLTYFAVLMVSSMEVEAIHKHYLTLLTYVGCVISALACVFTIAAYLCSRRKSRDYTIKVHMNLLLAVFLLDVSFLLSEPVALAGSEAACRTSAVFLHFSLLACLSWMGLEGYNLYRLVVEVFGTYVPGYLLKLSIVGWGFPVSLVTLVALVDVNNYGPIILAVRRTPEHVIYPSMCWIRDSLVSYVTNLGLFSLVFLFNLAMLATMVVQILRLRPHSQKWPHVLTLLGLSLVLGLPWALVFFSFASGTFQLVILYLFSIVTSFQGFLIFLWYWSMRFQAQGGPSPLKSNSDSVKLPISSGSTSSSRI from the exons ATGGCTGGCCAGGTGCTGCGGCAGATGGTATATTTCCTACTGAGCCTGTTCTTCCTGGCTCCAG GTGTCCAAGGTGGCAGTCCCCGAGAAGACTTCCGCTTCTGCGGCCAGCGGAACCAGACGCAAAAAAGCACCCTGCATTATGACCAGTCTTCGGAGCTGCACATCTCCGTGTCGAACACGGAGAAGGTCCTCAGGATCAAGGCCCCCTTCCCTGCAGCCCCAGAGGCCCCCCTCTTGGTGCAGTTCCCGGAGCCTAGGGGGCTCTACCACTTCTGCCTCTACTGGAGCCGCCACAGCGGGAGGCTCCACCTGCGCTATGGCAAGAATGACTACTTGCTGAGTAACAGAGCCTCTAGCCTCCTTTGCTTCCAGAGACAGGAGCAGAGCCTGGAGCAGGGCCCCCCACTGGTCGCCACCTCCGTCAGCTCCTGGCGAAGCCCCCAGAACACCAGCCTGCCTGGGGCAGCCAGCTTCGTCTTCTCCTTCCACA ATGCCCCGCACAAGGTCTCCCACAATGCCTCTGTGGACATGTGTGATCTGAAGAAGGAACTTCAGCTGCTCAGCAGGTTCCTGCAGCACCCTCACAAGGCCTCCCGGCGGCCCTCAGCAGCTCTCGTCAGCCA GCAGTTGCAGAGCCTGGAGTCAAAGCTGACCTCTGTGAACTTCCTGGGAGACACAGTGTCCTTTGAGGAGGACCGGGTCAATGCCACAGTGTGGAAGCTGCCACCCACAGCCGGGCTAGAGGATCTGCAGATTCATTCCCAGCAGGAG GAGGAGCAGAGTGAGGTCCAGGCATACTCCGTGCTGTTGCCCCGGGCGGTTTTCCAGCAGACCAGAGGCCGTCGCGGGGATGCTGCCAAGAGGCTCCTGGTAGTGGACTTCAGCAGCCAGGCCTTGTTCCAG GACAGGAATTCTAGCCAAGTCTTGGGCGAGAAGGTCTTGGGAATCGTTGTACAGAACACCAAAGTTACCAACCTCTCGGATCCTGTGGTCCTCACCTTCCAGCACCAGCCACAGCCG AAGAATGTGACTCTGCAGTGTGTGTTCTGGGTTGAAGACCCAACGT CAAGCAGCCCTGGGAGCTGGAGCAGTGAGGGCTGTGAGACTGTCAGCAGGGACACACAGACATCCTGCCTGTGCAACCATCTGACCTACTTTGCAGTGCTGATG GTGTCATCCATGGAGGTAGAAGCCATTCACAAACACTACCTCACACTCCTGACCTACGTGGGCTGTGTCATCTCTGCTTTGGCGTGTGTCTTCACCATTGCTGCCTACCTCTGCTCCAG GAGGAAGTCACGTGACTACACCATCAAAGTGCACATGAACCTGCTGCTGGCCGTCTTCCTGCTGGATGTGAGCTTCCTGCTGAGCGAGCCCGTGGCACTGGCGGGCTCCGAAGCAGCCTGCCGCACCAGTGCCGTTTTCCTGCACTTCTCCCTGCTTGCGTGCCTCTCCTGGATGGGCCTCGAGGGCTACAACCTCTACCGGCTGGTGGTTGAGGTCTTCGGAACCTACGTCCCTGGCTATCTGCTCAAGCTGAGCATCGTGGGCTGGG GTTTTCCGGTCTCCCTGGTCACTCTGGTGGCGCTGGTGGATGTGAACAACTATGGCCCCATCATCCTAGCTGTGCGACGGACTCCAGAGCACGTCATATACCCTTCTAT GTGCTGGATCCGTGACTCCCTGGTTAGCTATGTCACTAACCTGGGCCTCTTCAGCCTGGTGTTCCTGTTCAACCTGGCCATGTTGGCCACCATGGTGGTGCAGATCCTGCGGCTTCGTCCACACAGCCAGAAGTGGCCCCACGTGCTGACCCTGCTGGGCCTCAGCCTGGTCCTTGGCCTTCCCTGGGCcttggtcttcttttcctttgcttctgGCACCTTCCAGCTTGTCATCCTCTACCTCTTCAGCATCGTTACTTCCTTCCAAG gcttcctcatcttcctgtGGTACTGGTCCATGCGGTTCCAGGCCCAAGGTGGTCCCTCACCTCTGAAGAGCAACTCTGACAGCGTCAAGCTCCCCATCAGCTCCGGCAGCACCTCTTCCAGCCGCATCTAG